A single window of Synechococcus sp. CBW1004 DNA harbors:
- a CDS encoding HD domain-containing protein: protein MTKTDRTPAHSQRYTEALCWAAELHSRQQRKGKKVPYISHLITVSALIWEDGGEEDQAIAGLLHDAIEDAGITREQIATRFGERVARIVDDCTDTSGPVEVGGRKEPWLTRKKRYIAHLKTADPDSLLVSAADKAHNARDMVLDARRDAGMWSKFNAGLEGSAWYLQSLHQIFSQRLETSRSVELLGEAVREILSSPAYLALVPDGTEPGNYTGLPE from the coding sequence ATGACCAAAACCGACAGGACCCCAGCCCACAGCCAGCGCTACACCGAAGCCCTTTGCTGGGCCGCCGAGCTGCATAGCCGCCAGCAGCGAAAGGGCAAGAAAGTCCCGTACATCTCCCACCTCATCACCGTCAGCGCCCTGATCTGGGAAGACGGCGGTGAGGAAGACCAGGCCATTGCCGGGCTGCTCCATGACGCCATCGAGGATGCCGGCATCACCCGCGAGCAGATCGCCACCCGATTCGGCGAGCGGGTAGCGCGGATCGTCGACGACTGCACCGACACCAGCGGCCCCGTGGAGGTCGGTGGCAGGAAGGAACCGTGGCTGACGCGCAAAAAACGCTACATCGCGCACCTCAAGACAGCTGATCCCGATTCCCTGCTGGTGAGTGCCGCGGACAAGGCCCACAACGCCCGCGACATGGTGCTTGATGCACGCCGCGACGCAGGCATGTGGAGCAAGTTCAACGCAGGGCTCGAGGGTTCTGCCTGGTATCTGCAGAGCCTGCACCAGATCTTCAGCCAGCGTCTGGAGACCAGTCGCTCGGTGGAGCTGCTGGGCGAAGCGGTGCGGGAGATCCTCTCCAGCCCCGCCTACCTGGCACTGGTGCCCGATGGAACAGAGCCCGGGAACTACACGGGGCTTCCTGAATAA